From the genome of Streptomyces sp. V2I9:
TCCGACGCCCCCGCCGTGCGGGTGATCCGCTGCGCCGTGCCCCGCAAGGGCAAGCGCAGGGCGATGACCTCGTCGCTGGTGGAGCTGCGCGCGAAGGAGCCGGGCTCGCAGGAGTACGAGATCGACGTGCGGTTCCTCGACGGGCTGGGCAGGACCGTGGACACCGCCGAGACCACCACGGTCCTCGACGGCGGTGAGGTGCGCACCCTCACCGTGCGGATGGAGAGCCCCGGCAAGGTGTCCCGCGTCAAGCGCTGCGAAGTGACCGCCGTGGCGCTCTGAGCGAGCGGCGCGGTGGTGAAGGGGGAGCGGCGAGGGCAGTGCTTGCCTGGTTGAACCATTGGTGTCACCATTGGTTCATAAAGGTCGGACGAGCTTCTGCGAGGTGTGGTGTCATGGCGGGCGACAGGGCATGGGTGACCGGGGCCGGGGTGGTCGCCGCGGTCGGGGCGGCGGCAGCGGGCGCCCGGTGGGTGTGGCGGCACCAGGACGAACTGGTGCTGCGGCCGCCGGTCAACGAGTGGACGTTCACGCACATGTCGCTGCTGCTGCCGACCGAGACGGTGCCGCGCGCCGCCCGCCCGAGCCCGCTGCCCGGGGCCCCCCGCCCGCTGGAGTTCACGTACACGTGGGACGGGGCGAGGCGCACGCTGTCCGACCTGCACGCCCGGACGCGGACGACCGGGTTCGCGGTGGTGCACCGGGGGCGGCTGGTGCACGAGGAGTATCCGGGGCGGTTCGCGGGGCCGGACCGCCGGTTCCAGCTCTTCTCGCTGACGAAGTCGGTGACCTCGGCGCTGATCGGTATCGCGCTGGAGGAGGGTGCGATCGGTTCGGCGGACGACAAAGCCGTCGTGTACTGCCCGCAGCTGGCCGGCTCGGCGTTCGACGGCCCGACGATCGAGGACCTGCTGCACATGAGCAGCGGCGCGGGCGGGGTGGAGGACTACGAGGACCCGGACGCCCCCGTCAACCGGCTGATGCGGGCGGTCACCGGGCAGGGCGGCACCGTGCTGGAGGCCGTGCGGTCGGTCCGTCCGCACAGCGCGCCGGGGACCCGGTTCAACTACTCGACGCTCGACACCCAGGTGCTGGGCTGGGTCCTGGAAGCGGCCACCGGCCGGACGCTGGCGCGGTACGCCGCCGAGCGGCTCTGGGGGCCGATCGGGGCGGAGTCGGACGCGTACTACGCCCTGTCGCGGGGCCTGCCGCGTACGGCCGTCGGCGGCGGATCGTTCAACGCGTCGGTGCGGGACATGGCCCGGTTCGGGCTGCTGATGGCCCGCGGCGGCCGGTGGGACGGGCGGCAGGTCGTACCGCGCTCGTGGGTCGAGCGCGGCCGCGGCGCGGGCCTGCCGCATCTGGAGGCCGGCGCGCTCGGCGAGCGGTACCCCGGCCACTACGGCTACGCCAACCAGTGGTGGACCCACGGCGGTGAGCGCCGCGCCTTCACCGGCCTCGGGATCTACGGCCAGTACCTGTGGGTGGACCCGGACGCCGACGCGGTGGTGGTGAAGACCAGCGCCTGGCCGGTGGCCGACGACCCCGCGCTGGACGGCGAGACCGCGACGGCGCTCACGGCGCTGGTGGCCCACCTCGCGGCGGACGCGTAGCCGGTGCCAGGACGGTCGGGAGCCGTGAGGGGCCCGACCGCACCCGTCGGAGGCTCCCTAGGATGAAGGCATGACGGACGATCCCGACAGCCCGGCCCCCCGTTCCGCCGGCGCCAGGCGAGGGCGTCCCCCGTCGAACGCGCTCAGCCGGGAACGCATCCTGGACGCCGCCCTGGCGGTGCTGGAGCGGGAAGGACCGGAGGCGCTCACGCTGCGCAGGCTCGGCGCCGACCTCGGCTCCAACCACACGGCGGTGCTGCGCTACTTCTCCGGCAAGGACGACATCCTCCTCGGCCTGGCCGAGCGGCTGATCGCGGAGGCCGTCGACGGCTTCGGGCCCGGCCCGACCTGGCGGGCCACCCTGACCGACCTGGCCCGCAGGGTCCGCCGGGCCTGCCTGGCGCACCCCGCCCTGGCCGTCCTGGTCGCCTCGCGGGTCTCCCGGCGCGACGCGGAGTTCCGGGGCGCGGACCTGGTGATCGGCGCGCTGCTGGAGGCGGGCTTCGCACCGCGGGAGGCCGCCCGCTACTACCGCGCGCTGGTCGACGTCACCCTGGCGATGAGCTCCTTCGAGGCGGCCTCGGCGGTTCCGGACGGGGCGGACCGGGAAGGCGACCGGATGGCCTGGCAGCGCGAGTACCTCGCCGCCTCCCCCCGGCGCTTCCCGCACCTGGCCTCCGTGGCCCCGCATCTGGCGCACGCCGACGAGGACGACCAGTTCGAGTTCGTCATGGACCTGCTCCTGAACGCGGTGGAGGCCCGCGCCGGGGACGGGTCGTAGCGCTCGCCCCCGGGGGCGGGGCGACGTCCGTCCGGCTCGCACCCGACGGGTGGGAGGAGCGGGCCCCGACGGGTCCTGGCGGCACGGATGCGGAAGGAGTGCGGTCCGGCTGCCGAGGACGAGCACGCGTCCGCCGCCGAGCCGCGTGACATCGAGCGGTGGTTCGAGGAGCGAGGCATGGAGCCATGCGCTCCGGACACGCGGGAGGGGCCCGAGCGTTTCCCCCGTCCCGGGCCCCTCACACATTCCCCCGTACCGCGACCGCGACGGCTCCCCCTCGGCGTCGCCGCGGCCGCGTCCCCCCGTCCCCCCGTTCGGAGAGGTCTAGGCGGTCTCGCCCGTCGCGTGGTTGTCGAGCGGCTGGGCGGTGCCGCCGGTGGCGTGGTTGTCCAGCGGCTTCAGCACGCCACCCGTCGCGTGGTTGTCCTGCGTCGTGGCATCCCCGCCGGTGGCGTGGTTGTCGAGCGGCTTCACGACCGGCTTCTTCTGCGCATCGCTCATGGTGTTCTCCAGCTTCCTGAATGGCTGTGCTCGGATTCGACGAACCCGCCCGGCAACTCCCCCGTGGGCTGCCGAGCGGGTGTCGTTCGGCCGTTCAACCTACCCGTGCGGCCGAGGCCGTTCCGTCTGCCCCCCGATGCGACGGTACGGCTGGGACCACCATGTCGGGGCGCGATAAACGAATGATGAACGCTCCTCAGGAGCTCATCCGGGCAGGGTCGGCACCAGCAGCTTCCGAACACCTTCGATCTCCGCCGATCCGAGCGCTTCATAGATGTCCAGCGCTTCGCGCCAGCACACCTGGGCCCGGCCCGGCTGCCCGATCTCGTTCAGCGCCCGGCCCAGGACGGTGAGGACATTGCCGCGTCGCCACTCCCCGCCGATGCCGCGCAGGATGGCGAGAGCCTGTTCGGACTTCGTGGCCGCCTGCGCCGGCAGGCCCGCCGCCAGATCGACCTCCGCCAGGCGGAACGTCGCCATTCCCTCCCAGAGGCGCTGCCGGCTGTCCCGGAACACCGCCAGCGCGTCGTGGAGTTGGTCCGTCGCATCGGCAAGCCGCCCGCTCTGGGTGAGGGCGAGGCCCAGCGCGTAACGACCGTTCGCGCCGCGCAGCGCGTGGCCGAGTTCGTCGTAGATGTCGATGCCCTGCTGGGCGAGGGCCACCGCGCTCGCCGTGTTCCCCATGGCGAGGTGGATGCGGGAGAGGTTGCACAGGGCGCTCGCCTCACCGGGGCGGTTGCCGTCGGCCCGGAAGTTGGCGATCGCCTGCTCCAGGTAGCTCTCCCCCTCCGCATGCCGGTTCTGGTACAGCGCGATGATGCCGAGGTCGTTCGGGGCCCAGCAACTGGGCAGGGGGTCGTTCACGGCGCGGGCGAGCCGCGTGGCGCGCTGCGCGTCGCGCTCCGCCTGGTCGAACCGGCCCGCGACGAGGCGGGCGTTGGTGAGGGTGATCAGCGCCCGGCCCTCGGCCCGCGCATCGCCGGTGGCTTGCGCCAGATCGCGCATCATGATCGCCGCGGCCTCGTACTGCTTGGAGTTCGCGCCCGACTCCGCGAGGTCCTTGGTGGCCCAGAGCAGGTCGACCGCGCGGCGCACAGCTCCGGCCCCCGAGGTCTGACGTACGCAGGCGAGCAGGGAGTTGGCCTCCGCGTAGAGCCAGTCCTGTGCGCTGTGCCGGTCGGCGAACGTCAGCCCGCTGTACCGGGTGGGTTCGCGGTGGTCGGCCAGCCGGTCCCCCGGCCGCTCCAGCGCGTACACCCCCGCCGCCGTCGCCAGGTAGAAGTCCAGCAGCCGCGACAGTGCCGACTCCCGTGCCGCAGGCTCCTCGTCCCGCTCCGCGCACGCACGCGCGTAGAGGCGGACCAGGTCGTGGTAGCGGTAGCGGCCCGGAGCGGCCGACTCCACCAGGCTCGTGTCGACCAGCGCCTCCAGCAGGTCCTCCGCCGCGTGCGGGTCCCGGTCCAGCAGGGCCGCCGCCGCGGCGAGGGAGATGTCCGGGCCGTCCGCCAGGCCCAGCAGCCGGAAGGCGCGGGCCTGGGCCGGTTCCAGCTGGCCGTAGCCGAGTTCGAACGTGGCCTTCACCGCGAGGTCGCCCGCCTGCAACTCGTCCAGGCGGCGGCGCTCGTCGGCCAGCTTCGCGGCGAGGACCGAGACCGTCCAGGTGCGGCGGGCGGCCAGCCGGGAGGCGGCGATACGGATGGCCAGCGGCAGGAAGCCGCACGCGGCCACCACGTCCAGGGCCGCCTCGCGCTCCGCGCCCACCCGCTCCGCGCCGACGATCCGCGTGAACAGCTGGAGCGCCTCCTCGGGCGACATCACATCCAGGTCCACCAGGTGCGCCCCGGCCAGGTCCACCATCCGCACCCGGCTCGTCACCAGCGCGGCGCACCCCGGCGTGCCGGGCAGCAGGGGGCGGATCTGGGCGGCGTCGTGGGCGTTGTCCAGGAGGACCAGGACGCGACGGCCGTCCAGCGTCGAGCGGTACAGCGCGGCCCGTTCGTCCAGCGTGTCCGGGATCGCCGAGTCCGCCGTCCCGAGCGCCCGCAGGAACGAGCCGAGCACGGTCTCCGGTTCCGCCGCGCGCGCGCCCGCCCCCTGGAGGTCCACGTAGAGCTGCCCGTCCGGGAAGTGCGGGCGGGCCTGGTGGGCGACGTGGACCGCCAGCGTGGTCTTGCCGACGCCGCCGATCCCGGCCAGCGCGGAGACGGCCATCACCGAGCCCTCGGCGGTGGCCAGCCGGCCGCCCAGCTCCGACACGAACGCGGTCCGCCCGGTGAAGTCGGGCACCGTCGCCGGGAGTTGTGCGGGCCGCAGCGGCGCGGGCGCGGGCGCCGGCTCGTCCGCGGGGCGGGCCAGCTCCTCGTCGGCGCGCAGGATGCGCTGCTGGAGCTGGGCCAGTTCGGGGCGCGGGTCGACGCCCAGCTCCTCCGCGAGGAGCCGGCGGGTGTCCGCGTACACCGCGAGCGCCTCGGCCTGCCGGCCGCTGCGGTACAGCGCCACCATCAGCAACTCCCGCAGCCGTTCCCGCAACGGGTGCGCGGCGGTGAGCGCGGTCAGCTCGGAGACGGCCTCCGCGTGGCAGCCGACCTCCAGGTCCAGATCGAGCCGGGTCTCGGTGAGCTGGAGCCGCCACTCCTCCAGCCGGGTCCGCTGGTTGTCCGCGTACGGCCCCGGCACCGACGCCAGCGCCTCGCCGTCCCACAGCCCCAGCACCTTGTCGATCAGGGTGCGGGCCTGGCCGCGGTCGCCGCACGCGCGGGCCTTCTCCGCCTCGGCGGCCAGGTCCTGGGCCAGCGTCAGGTCGAGCGCGCCCCGGTCGGTGCGGATCGCGTAGCCGCCGGACTCGCTCACCAGGGTGTCCTGGCCCAGCGTCTTGCGCAGCCGGGAGGCGTACGTGCGGATCGTGGCCAGTGCCTGCGAGGGCGGGTCCTCGCCCCAGAACGCGGCGATCAGCTCGTTCGCGGTGGCCGTCCGGCCCTCGCGCAGCAGCAGGGCGGCCAGCAGGGCGCGCTGCTGGGGAGAGCCGGAGGGGAGCAACTCCGAGCCGCGCCAGGCCCGTACGGGCCCGAGCACGGTGAACCTGAGGGTGTCCGCGGTAGCCGGTTGCTCCGGAGCGCGCTGCTCCGGTATGCGCACGCGTGGCCCGTCGTCACGGTCCATTGATGCCCCCTGTCCTGCTCGCCTGCCGGTCCCGCTCGTCTGCGGACCCAGCCGGTGGTGCCCGCGGTCCGTGATGCCCGCCCGCGCGGGGAAGGGCGTCGACGCATCCGGACGGCGCGGTACCGCTGGTATCGCGCTCAACAGTCTGCCTTGTTCCGGGCGGACTCGTCAGCAGTGGGTGATGCTCTGCACAAGGCTTCGACAACGATCCGGGAACGACGTGCCGCGCCGTGCCCCGTGTT
Proteins encoded in this window:
- a CDS encoding BTAD domain-containing putative transcriptional regulator; translation: MDRDDGPRVRIPEQRAPEQPATADTLRFTVLGPVRAWRGSELLPSGSPQQRALLAALLLREGRTATANELIAAFWGEDPPSQALATIRTYASRLRKTLGQDTLVSESGGYAIRTDRGALDLTLAQDLAAEAEKARACGDRGQARTLIDKVLGLWDGEALASVPGPYADNQRTRLEEWRLQLTETRLDLDLEVGCHAEAVSELTALTAAHPLRERLRELLMVALYRSGRQAEALAVYADTRRLLAEELGVDPRPELAQLQQRILRADEELARPADEPAPAPAPLRPAQLPATVPDFTGRTAFVSELGGRLATAEGSVMAVSALAGIGGVGKTTLAVHVAHQARPHFPDGQLYVDLQGAGARAAEPETVLGSFLRALGTADSAIPDTLDERAALYRSTLDGRRVLVLLDNAHDAAQIRPLLPGTPGCAALVTSRVRMVDLAGAHLVDLDVMSPEEALQLFTRIVGAERVGAEREAALDVVAACGFLPLAIRIAASRLAARRTWTVSVLAAKLADERRRLDELQAGDLAVKATFELGYGQLEPAQARAFRLLGLADGPDISLAAAAALLDRDPHAAEDLLEALVDTSLVESAAPGRYRYHDLVRLYARACAERDEEPAARESALSRLLDFYLATAAGVYALERPGDRLADHREPTRYSGLTFADRHSAQDWLYAEANSLLACVRQTSGAGAVRRAVDLLWATKDLAESGANSKQYEAAAIMMRDLAQATGDARAEGRALITLTNARLVAGRFDQAERDAQRATRLARAVNDPLPSCWAPNDLGIIALYQNRHAEGESYLEQAIANFRADGNRPGEASALCNLSRIHLAMGNTASAVALAQQGIDIYDELGHALRGANGRYALGLALTQSGRLADATDQLHDALAVFRDSRQRLWEGMATFRLAEVDLAAGLPAQAATKSEQALAILRGIGGEWRRGNVLTVLGRALNEIGQPGRAQVCWREALDIYEALGSAEIEGVRKLLVPTLPG
- a CDS encoding TetR/AcrR family transcriptional regulator gives rise to the protein MTDDPDSPAPRSAGARRGRPPSNALSRERILDAALAVLEREGPEALTLRRLGADLGSNHTAVLRYFSGKDDILLGLAERLIAEAVDGFGPGPTWRATLTDLARRVRRACLAHPALAVLVASRVSRRDAEFRGADLVIGALLEAGFAPREAARYYRALVDVTLAMSSFEAASAVPDGADREGDRMAWQREYLAASPRRFPHLASVAPHLAHADEDDQFEFVMDLLLNAVEARAGDGS
- a CDS encoding serine hydrolase, producing MAGDRAWVTGAGVVAAVGAAAAGARWVWRHQDELVLRPPVNEWTFTHMSLLLPTETVPRAARPSPLPGAPRPLEFTYTWDGARRTLSDLHARTRTTGFAVVHRGRLVHEEYPGRFAGPDRRFQLFSLTKSVTSALIGIALEEGAIGSADDKAVVYCPQLAGSAFDGPTIEDLLHMSSGAGGVEDYEDPDAPVNRLMRAVTGQGGTVLEAVRSVRPHSAPGTRFNYSTLDTQVLGWVLEAATGRTLARYAAERLWGPIGAESDAYYALSRGLPRTAVGGGSFNASVRDMARFGLLMARGGRWDGRQVVPRSWVERGRGAGLPHLEAGALGERYPGHYGYANQWWTHGGERRAFTGLGIYGQYLWVDPDADAVVVKTSAWPVADDPALDGETATALTALVAHLAADA